In the Anastrepha obliqua isolate idAnaObli1 chromosome 1, idAnaObli1_1.0, whole genome shotgun sequence genome, one interval contains:
- the LOC129240322 gene encoding serine protease easter-like yields the protein MTVMTIRLYIHVVLVITTTVILRFGDAVTNYGACRTPNRMEATCINLEDCRYLFELVQDPNLSQNDRAYLRSSQCGYRDRKVLICCPSQYMTLSATTRAPPAAPAPAPAFAQPGVLFPESLPAKRPVSNSASGFSGSNGRINSSSSLLPKFPQCGNVLDNRIYGGTETAIDEFPWTALIEYLKSNGVKGHYCGGALISERYVLTAAHCVKPSDLPAGWRLTGVRLGEWDTRSDPDCSTEGCAPSHKDIATVQSIPHPDYASHNDPNDIALLRLAESVQFSDFVKPICLPTTTSLRMDTFLNTAMDVAGWGSTETSSSSFVKLKATLKVKDLDACRAKYAQLNGIKLDSTQLCAGGESGIDTCRGDSGGPLMFQDDVNGKAAYYLVGIVSYGPTPCGLSGWPAIYTRVGAFIDWIEKNMQT from the exons ATGACCGTAATGACAATCCGGTTGTATATTCACGTAGTTTTGGTGATTACGACAACGGTTATTCTACGTTTTGGCGATGCTG taaCAAATTATGGAGCCTGCCGCACACCGAACCGCATGGAAGCTACGTGCATTAACCTGGAAGATTGTCGCTACCTTTTCGAATTAGTGCAAGATCCGAATCTATCACAAAACGATCGCGCATATTTGCGTAGCAGCCAATGCGGGTATCGCGATCGCAAAGTTTTG ATATGTTGTCCTTCACAATACATGACACTAAGTGCCACCACGCGTGCACCGCCAGCCGCACCTGCACCAGCTCCAGCCTTTGCACAACCAGGCGTGCTTTTTCCAGAATCCCTGCCAGCGAAGCGCCCTGTAAGTAACAGCGCTAGTGGTTTCAGCGGCAGCAACGGCAGAATCAACAGCTCCTCTAGCTTATTACCGAAGTTTCCGCAATGTGGGAATGTGCTTGACAACCGTATTTACGGTGGCACCGAGACAGCGATTGATGAATTTCCGTGGACCGCCTTGATTGAGTACTTAAAGT CGAATGGCGTCAAGGGCCACTATTGCGGGGGCGCATTGATTAGCGAACGCTACGTATTGACGGCCGCACATTGTGTTAAACCGAGTGATCTACCCGCCGGCTGGAGATTGACTGGTGTGCGCTTGGGTGAATGGGACACGCGCTCTGATCCCGATTGCAGCACAGAAGGTTGTGCGCCCAGTCATAAAGATATCGCCACTGTGCAGAGTATTCCACATCCAGATTATGCAAGTCACAATGACCCCAACGATATTGCATTGCTGCGTCTAGCCGAGTCTGTGCAATTCAGTGATTTTGTTAAGCCGATTTGTTTACCGACAACAACAAGCCTGCGCATGGACACTTTTCTCAATACTGCAATGGATGTAGCCGGTTGGGGCTCAACCGAAACAAGTTCAAgtagttttgttaaattgaaGGCCACCTTGAAAGTTAAAGATTTGGATGCGTGCCGTGCGAAATATGCACAACTAAATGGTATAAAATTGGATTCGACGCAGTTGTGTGCGGGTGGCGAGTCGGGAATCGATACGTGTCGTGGTGACTCGGGTGGTCCGTTGATGTTTCAGGATGATGTAAACGGTAAAGCGGCTTATTATCTGGTAGGAATAGTCTCGTATGGGCCAACCCCATGCGGTTTAAGCGGTTGGCCGGCGATTTACACGAGAGTTGGTGCGTTCATAGATtggattgaaaaaaatatgcaaacatag